From Pseudoalteromonas sp. R3, one genomic window encodes:
- a CDS encoding DUF2947 domain-containing protein yields MNYIALDAFKKAWVFRHQDLPIDEADLARIKPMTEQRAAVLWTTMVSREQDHPDFFTPHDWPGKEENWQESLDWEGPWEAGEATLPNTICDFLNWEDNTTVYFCMSRELIIETQFDVFKRTWQNFMFLADGSLLLGKKRDTAVMFSESGEARLGKRPKNV; encoded by the coding sequence ATGAATTATATTGCGCTCGATGCGTTCAAGAAAGCCTGGGTGTTCCGCCACCAGGATTTGCCCATTGATGAGGCCGATCTGGCTCGGATCAAGCCGATGACAGAGCAACGTGCGGCGGTGCTGTGGACCACTATGGTTAGTCGAGAGCAGGATCACCCCGACTTTTTTACGCCCCATGACTGGCCAGGAAAAGAAGAAAACTGGCAGGAAAGCCTGGACTGGGAAGGGCCATGGGAAGCCGGTGAAGCAACCCTGCCAAACACCATTTGTGACTTTCTTAACTGGGAAGATAACACCACAGTGTACTTTTGTATGTCGCGGGAGTTGATCATTGAAACTCAGTTCGATGTGTTTAAGCGTACCTGGCAGAATTTTATGTTTTTGGCCGATGGCAGCCTGTTACTGGGTAAGAAGCGTGATACGGCAGTGATGTTCAGCGAATCCGGAGAAGCCAGACTCGGTAAACGACCTAAAAACGTTTAG
- a CDS encoding VWA domain-containing protein produces the protein MLIDFLFTLRRYGVKASLRELLDCLNALDKGVCFADIDGFYHLAKTIFVKDETQFDKFDRAFADYFEGVESLDLFSQLQQNALPQDWLRKEFEKHLSEEEKAKLKALGGLDKLLDTLKQRLAEQQKRHAGGNKWVGTGGTSPFGAYGYNPEGVRIGQDGSRHRRAVKVWDKRQYRNLDADSDISNRTIKLALKQLRKFARSGASDQLDLNETIRATAKQGGMLDVKMAPERHNAVNVIMLFDIGGSMDDHIQICEQLFSAAHSEFKHLEFFYFHNCVYEHVWQDNDRLDNTLLDTHQLINRFGRDYRLIFVGDATMGPYEIAYPGGSVEHWNQEAGSVWLQRLTQHFDKVAWLNPQPKAHWPYYQSIGLIDELMAGRMFPLTLDGLSEAIKELS, from the coding sequence ATGTTGATCGACTTTTTATTCACGCTCAGACGCTATGGGGTGAAAGCCAGCCTGCGGGAGTTGCTGGACTGCCTCAATGCACTCGATAAAGGCGTGTGTTTTGCCGACATCGACGGGTTTTATCATCTGGCCAAAACCATCTTTGTCAAAGACGAAACCCAGTTCGATAAGTTTGACCGTGCATTTGCCGATTACTTTGAAGGAGTTGAGTCTTTAGATCTGTTCAGCCAGTTGCAGCAAAACGCCCTGCCGCAGGACTGGTTACGCAAAGAGTTTGAAAAGCACCTGAGTGAAGAAGAAAAAGCCAAACTCAAAGCACTCGGCGGGCTCGACAAGTTACTGGATACCTTAAAACAAAGGCTTGCAGAACAGCAAAAACGCCATGCCGGTGGCAACAAATGGGTAGGGACTGGCGGTACCTCTCCTTTTGGGGCATATGGTTATAACCCGGAGGGTGTGAGAATTGGCCAGGACGGCAGTCGCCACCGCCGAGCGGTCAAGGTCTGGGATAAACGTCAGTATCGCAACCTCGATGCCGACAGTGACATCAGTAACCGAACTATTAAGCTGGCACTTAAGCAGTTACGTAAATTTGCCCGCAGCGGCGCCAGCGATCAACTCGATCTGAATGAGACCATACGTGCTACCGCTAAGCAAGGCGGTATGCTGGATGTGAAAATGGCCCCTGAGCGGCATAATGCTGTCAACGTCATTATGCTGTTCGATATTGGCGGCTCGATGGACGATCACATCCAGATCTGTGAACAACTATTCAGCGCTGCACACAGCGAGTTTAAACACCTTGAGTTTTTCTACTTCCATAACTGTGTGTACGAACATGTCTGGCAAGATAACGACAGGCTGGATAATACCCTGCTCGATACCCATCAGCTGATCAACCGCTTTGGCCGGGATTATCGGCTTATCTTCGTTGGTGATGCCACTATGGGCCCCTATGAAATAGCCTACCCCGGTGGCAGTGTTGAGCACTGGAATCAGGAGGCCGGTTCAGTATGGTTACAAAGACTCACCCAGCATTTTGATAAAGTTGCCTGGCTTAACCCTCAGCCGAAAGCCCACTGGCCCTACTACCAGTCTATTGGCCTGATCGATGAGCTGATGGCTGGCCGTATGTTTCCACTGACCCTAGACGGGCTTAGTGAAGCGATTAAAGAGTTAAGTTGA
- a CDS encoding DUF1653 domain-containing protein: MTVNKELKPGIYQHYKGPKYQVLFVATHSETEEAMVVYQTLYGNFDHWVRPLSMFCETVEVDGQQRPRFAYLGVAE; the protein is encoded by the coding sequence ATGACCGTGAACAAAGAACTCAAACCCGGTATTTATCAACATTACAAAGGCCCGAAATATCAGGTGCTGTTTGTTGCCACGCACAGTGAAACAGAAGAAGCCATGGTGGTATACCAAACGCTCTATGGCAACTTTGATCATTGGGTCAGGCCACTTAGCATGTTCTGTGAAACGGTTGAAGTAGATGGCCAGCAGCGCCCACGGTTTGCGTACCTGGGTGTCGCCGAATGA